A stretch of DNA from Candidatus Methylomirabilota bacterium:
GGCTCGTCGACAAGCGCCGCGTAAGGCGCGATCGCGCCGACTTCTTCTGCACGCTGGAGGAGGGCATCAAGGGTCAGCGGGCGGTGGAGTGGCGGCTGGTGGACGAGGTGGTGCCGCGCTCGCGCCTGGACGAGACCGTGAAGGTCCGTGCCGCCGCCCTGGCGGCCCGGACCGATCGGCCGGCGGACGCGCGCGGGATCGCGCTCACGCCGCTCGCCCGGACCATCGAGGGCGACCGGATCGCCTACCGCCACGTGCGCTGCGACCTCGATCGGGAGCGCGGCATCGCGGAGATCACGGTCTCGGCGCCCACCGGAGCCGCCCCCGCCGGCCTCGCCGCCATCCACGCCGCCGGCGCCGGCTTCTGGCCGCTCGCCGTGGCGCGTGAGCTCGACGACGTGATCCTGCACCTTCGTTGCAACGAGGAGGAGGTCGGCGTCTGGGTGCTCCGCACCGAAGGAAGCGCGGATGCCGTCGAGGCGCACGACCGGCTGCTGCTCGACCATCAGAGCGATTGGCTGGTCCGCGAGGTGCGGCTCTTCCTGAAGCGCGTTTTCAAGCGCCTCGACGTGACGTCGCGGTCCATCTTCGTCCTGATCGAGCCCGGGTCGTGCTTCGCCGGTACGCTCCTCGAGCTGGCTCTCGCCGCTGACCGGGCCTACATGCTCGACGGGCCGCGCGAGGGCGACGACCGGCCGGCGCCGACGGTGCGCCTCACCGGCGCGAACTTCGGGTCCTATCCCATGGTCAACGGGCTCTCGCGCCTGGCCAGCCGCTTCCTCGACGAGCCGGCCCGGGCCGACGACCTGAAGGGCCGCATCGGTCAGGACCTGGAGGCGGCGGCCGCCCTCGACGCCGGGCTCGTCACGTTCGCGCCCGACGACATCGACTGGGAGGACGAGGTCCGCATCGCGCTGGAAGAGCGCGCGGCCTTCTCACCCGACGCCCTCACGGGCATGGAGGCGTCGCTCCGCTTCGGCGGTCCCGAGACGCTCGAGAGCAAGATCTTCGCCCGGCTCACCGCGTGGCAGAACTGGATCTTCCAGCGACCCAATGCGGTCGGGCCCAAGGGTGCGCTCAAGGTGTACGGCACGGGCGAGCGCGCCGATTTCGACCGAAGGAGAGTGTGATGCCGGGCATCGATTACTCCGAGCGGATCCCGAACAACGTCAACCTCACCGAGAACCGGCGGCTCCAGCGCGCGCTCGAGGAGTGGCAGCCGAAATTCCTCGAGTGGTGGCACGACATGGGGCCGACGGGCTTTCAGGACAACGAGGTCTACCTCCGTACCGCGGTGAGCGTGGACGCGCAGGGATGGGCCCACTTCGACTGGGTACGCATGCCCGAGTACCGGTGGGGCATCTTCCTCGCCGAGCCCGAGCCGAGCCGGCTCATCAACTTCGGCGATCACAAGGGCTCGCCGGCCTGGCAGGAGGTGCCCGGTGAGTACCGCGGGGTCCTGCGCCGCCTCATCGTCACCCAGGGCGACACCGAGCCGGCGTCGGTCGAGCAGCAGCGTCATCTGGGCAAGACGTGCCCGTCGCTCTACGACCTACGCAATCTCTTCCAGGTCAACGTGGAGGAGGGGCGGCACCTCTGGGCGATGGTGTACCTTCTCGATGCCCACTTCGGGCGCGACGGCCGCGAGGAGTCCGAGGCGCTGCTCCAGCGCCGCTCGGGCGACGCCGACAAGCCGCGGATCCTCGGCGCGTTCAACGAGCGTACGCCGGACTGGCTCTCGTACCTCATGTTCTGCTTCTTCACCGATCGCGACGGCAAATATCAGCTCGCAAGCCTCGCCGAGAGCGGCTTCGACCCGCTGTCGCGCACCTGCCGCTTCATGCTCACCGAGGAAGCTCACCACATGTTCGTGGGCGAGTCGGGCGTGCAGCGGGTCGTCCAGCGGACGTGCGAGCTCATGCGCGAGCACCGGACGGACGACGTGCGGAAGCACGGGGGCATCGACCTCGCGACGATCCAGAAGTACATCAACTTCCACTGCTCGGTGTCCCTGGACCTGTTCGGCTCCGAGGTCTCCACCAACGCCGCCAACTTCTACACGATGGGGCTCAAGGGGCGCTTCGAGGAGACCAAGAAGGACGACGATCACCGGCTGAAGGACGCGACCTACACGATCGCCGACGTGCAGGGCGACCGCCTCGTCACCCGCCCGGAGGCCGCGCTCGTCTCCCTCAACGAGCGCCTGCGCGATGACTACGTCGCCGACTGCGCGCGCGGGGTCGCGCGCTGGAACCAGGTGATCAAGCAGCACAGCATCGACGTGGAGCTGCGGCTGCCCCATCGCGCCTTCCACCGCGCCATCGGCGCCTTCGCCGACGTGAAGGTGTCTCCGGACGGCCGGGTGCTCAGCCAGGCGGAGTGGGACGCGAAGCACCGTGCGTGGCTGCCGACCTCCGAGGACCAGGCCTTCGTGGGGAGTCTCATGCAGGGCGTGACGGAGCCGGGCAAGTTCGCCAGCTGGATCGCGCCGCCCCCGCGCGGGATCAACAGCAAGCCCATCGAGTTCGAGTACGTCCGGCTCCCCTGAGGAGGTCGCCATGGCGCCGCGCGCCGTCACCGGAAAGACGCTGGGTTCGCCACTGGGCATGTACTCGCACGGCATGATCGCCGGGCCCGGCGAGATCGTCGTGGTCGCCGGGCAGGTGGGCATGCGGGAGGGGCAGGTGGTGGGGGCGGGCGACGTGGGCGCCCAGACGCGTCAGGCGCTCGCCAACGTGGAGGCGGTGCTGAAGGCGGCGGGTACGTCCATGCGAGACGTGGTGCGCTTTCAGACCTTCCTCACCAGCGCCGCCGACATCGAGGGCTTCATGAGCGCCCGCCGCGCCGCATTCCCTGCCTACTTCCCGGACGGCGTGTTCCCTCCGAACACCCTGCTGGTGGTCTCGCGGCTCGTGCATCCGGAGCTTCTCGTCGAGATCGAGGCGATGGCGGTGAAGCCGGCCGCCGCGGCGCCGGCGGCGCGCGCGACCGCGCCGGCCCGCGCGGCCGCGCGGAAGGCCAAGCCCCCCGGGCGGCGCCCGGCGCGGCGGCGCAGGTGAGCGCCCCGGTGGACGGGACGTCGACGCCCATTCCCGAGCGGTTCAACGCCGCGTCCTTCTTCGTGGATCGGCACGTCGCGGAAGGGCGCGGCGGGCGCGTGGCCTTCCACCACGAGGGGGGCACCCTGACCTATGCGGGGCTCCAGGAACGGGTGAACCGCGCGGGCCATGCGCTTCAGGCGCTCGGGGTGGAGCGCGAGCAGCGCGTGCTCTGCCTCCTGCTCGACACGGCGGACTTTCTCGCCGCCTTCTGGGGCGCCATCAAGATCGGGGCGATCCCGGTGCCGCTCAACACGATGCTGCGCGCACCCGACTATCTTTACTTCCTCAACGACAGCCGGGCTACCGTGCTCGTGGTCTCGGAGCCACTCTACGCAGTGGTGGAGCCCGTGCTCGGGGAGGCGCGCTTCCTCCGCCAGGTGATCGTCACCGGCGCCGCCAAGGGGCGGGCGCTGGGCTTCGACACCCTGCTGGAGAAGGCGAGTGCGCGCCTGGATGCCGTGGAGACCTCGCGGGACGACGCCGCGTTCTGGCTCTACTCCTCGGGCTCCACCGGATTCCCGAAGGGCGCGGTACATCTCCAGCACGACATGGTGGTCTGCCTGGACACCTACGCGCGGCAGGTCCTCCGCATGACCGAGGCCGATCGTACGGTGTCGGCGGCCAAGCTCTTCTTCGCCTACGGGATGGGCAACAACATGTATTTCCCGATGGGCATGGGTGGGCAGGGAGTGCTCTACCCCGGCCGGCCGCTGCCCGAGGCGATGTTCGAGCTGATCACCAAGACGCGGCCGACCCTCTTTTTCGGGGTTCCCACCCTGTACGCGGCGATGCTGCAGGTAAGGGACGCCGACGCCAAGTACGATCTCTCGTCCCTGCGCCTCTGCGTGTCGGCGGGCGAGGCCCTGCCCGAGGAGCTTTTCAAGCGGTGGGGCGAGCGATTCGGCGTCGAGATCCTGGACGGGATCGGGACCACGGAGATCCTCCACATCTTCCTCTCGAACCGTCCAGGGAGGACGAGGCCGGGGTCGACCGGGCTCCCGGTGCCGGGCTACGAGGCGCGCATCGTGGACGACGAGGGACAGCCGGTGCCGCGCGGCGAGATCGGCAACCTGCGCGTCAAGGGCGACTCGACGATGGCGTACTACTGGAATCAGCATGAGAAGACCAAGAACACGCTGCACGGTCACTGGATCAACACCGGCGACAAGTACTACGAAGACGAGGACGGGTTCTTCTGGTACTGCGGGCGCGGCGACGACATGCTGAAGGTCGGCGGCATCTGGGTCTCGCCCGTCGAGGTCGAGAACACCCTGATCAGCCATCCTGCGGTGCTCGAGGTGGCGGTGGTGGGGCAGGAGGACGAAGAGCGCCTCGTGAAGCCCAAGGCCTACGTCGTCCTCAAGGACGGCCACGCGGCCGGCCCCGCCCTCGATGCCGAGATCAAGCAGTTCGTGAAGGACAAGATCGCGCCGTACAAATATCCCCGCTGGATCGAGTTCGTGAGCGAGCTGCCCAAGACCGCCACCGGGAAGATCCAGCGGTTCAAGCTTCGCCAGTAACCGGGGCCACACCCTCCCAGCCTTCCTACGCGCGGCGCCCGCCCGGCGGATCTCGCGCCGTGAAGTTGTCAGCGGCCGGCGCCTCTGCTACTCATGGACGCCAGGATGCGCGAGAGCAATCGGGCTTCCGCCGCCGCGGGCCTCATCGCGGCCATCGCCCGCGGCGATCGCGGCGCCTTCGAGCGCTTCTACGACGCGCACGCGGCGCTGGCGTTCGGCTTGATCCGCCGCATTCTCCGGGATCCCGAGGCGGCGAAGGAGGTGCTGCAGGAGGTGTTCTGGCAGGTGTGGCAGGACGCGCCCAGCTACGACCCCTCCCGCGGCAGCCCCGAGGCCTGGCTCGTGATGCGGGCGAAGACGCGAGCAATCGACAAGCTCCGGTCCATCCGTAGAAGAGAGCAGACGTTCGCGGCCCCGGTGGACGAGCGGGTCGCGGCTGCGACGGCCACGCGGGCCGACGATCCCGGCCTCGCCGCGGAGGACCGCGGGCTCGCGCGTGGGGCCCTCGATCAGCTGCCGGGCCCGCAACGGCGGGCCATCGAGCTGGCGTTCCTCGAGGGGCTCACGCAGTCGGAGATCGCTGCGAAGCTGGGAGAGCCGCTGGGGACGGTGAAGACACGGATCCGCCTCGGACTCGAGCGCCTGCGGGCGGCCTTCAAGGTGGACGACGCGTGAGCCCTGAGATGAGTCGGGACGAGCTGGACGAGCTGGCGGCGGGCTACGCCCTCGGCGGCCTCGACGCCGAGGACCGCGCGCGCTTCGAGGGGCTGCTGCGCGCCGACGAGGCGGCGCGCCGCGCCCTCCGGCGATTCGAGGAGACACTCGTCCGCGTGGCGGCCGAGCGCCCGGAGCCGCCGCCGCCCGAGGTGAAGGCCGCGCTCCTGGCGCGCGTCGCGGCCTCGCCGCGCGCGGGCAACGGCGCGCGCGTGGTCCCGCTCCACGGCCGGCCGCGGCGCTCGGTGTGGACGGTCGTGCTCGCGGGGGCCATGGCCGCCGGCGTCGCCGCCATCGCGGTCGGCCTGGCGGTGTCCAGCCGGTACGAGCACCGCCTCGAGACGCTGGGGCAGGAAGCGCGGACGCTCAAGGCCGAGCTCGATCGTCAGGCATCGGTGCTGGCCATCCTCCGCGATCCCGCGACTCAGATGGTCGCGCTGAGCGGGCAGACCCCGAGTCCAGGCGCCCACGCGCGCATGCTGTGGCACGAGAAGGCGGGTGGGCTGCTCGTCGCCGCGGGCCTGCCGGCCCCGCCGCCCGGCAAGGCCTATCAGCTCTGGGCTATCGTCGGGAAGAGCGCGCCCGTCTCCGCCGGCGTGTTCACCGTGGATCCGAAGGGCACGGGCAGTCTCCGGGTGCCGCCCCTGCCGGGTGTGAGCCGCGTGGACGTCTTCGCGGTCACGCTGGAGCCGGAGGGCGGCGTGCCCGCGCCCACGGGCGCGATGTACCTCGCGGGCAAGTCGGCCTGAGCGCCGCCGTGCCGCGCGTCAGCGCGCTGTGCGGAGGCGGGCCGCCCGCAGGACGGCGACGATCGTCATCGCGTCCTTGATCTCGCCTCGCTCGACCATGGCGAGCGCCTCGGCGAAGGAAAACGTCCGCCGTTCGATGAACTCCGTGTGATCGGGCGGCCGAGAGGCCGGCCGCAGCGCCTCGGCGATGTAGAGGTGCGCGACTTCGCGGAGGATGCTCTTCGAGGTGTGGAAGTCGCCCAGCGCCACCAGGCGTCCCGCCTCGTAGCCCGCCTCCTCGGCGAGCTCGCGCTGGGCGGTGGCCTCCAGGGACTCCCCCGCGTGGTGGGCCCCCGTCGGCATCTCCCAGTAGAAGTCGCGGGCCACGTAGCGGTACTGGCCCACCAGGAGCACGGTGTCGCGGTCGACGAACGGGAGCACGCCCACCGCCTCGCCGCATTCGACCACGCCGTAGATGGTGGTGCGCCCGTCGGGCAGGCGGGCGACGTCCTCGCGCACCCGGATCCATGGGTTGGCGTAGACAGGGCGGGTGGACTCGGTGGTCCATGGGGTGCGCGCGTGGCGCGCGCGGTCGTGGCGCGTGAGGTCTCCGGGCGTGGGCATGGTGACGACCTCTTGTAGCATGCGCGCGGTATAATCGCAGCCTGATGAAGGTGACCCTCCGATATCCCAAGCGCCAGGTGGAGATCGCGGGCAAGCGGCGCGTGAAGGACCTCCTGCGGGAGCTCGACGTGCTGCCGGAGACGGTCCTGGTCATCCGCGGCTCGGAGCTGCTCACCGCCGATGCCGTGGTGGGTGAGGACGACGAG
This window harbors:
- a CDS encoding MoaD/ThiS family protein, producing the protein MKVTLRYPKRQVEIAGKRRVKDLLRELDVLPETVLVIRGSELLTADAVVGEDDEIELRPVISGGRA
- a CDS encoding anti-sigma factor is translated as MSRDELDELAAGYALGGLDAEDRARFEGLLRADEAARRALRRFEETLVRVAAERPEPPPPEVKAALLARVAASPRAGNGARVVPLHGRPRRSVWTVVLAGAMAAGVAAIAVGLAVSSRYEHRLETLGQEARTLKAELDRQASVLAILRDPATQMVALSGQTPSPGAHARMLWHEKAGGLLVAAGLPAPPPGKAYQLWAIVGKSAPVSAGVFTVDPKGTGSLRVPPLPGVSRVDVFAVTLEPEGGVPAPTGAMYLAGKSA
- a CDS encoding benzoate-CoA ligase family protein translates to MSAPVDGTSTPIPERFNAASFFVDRHVAEGRGGRVAFHHEGGTLTYAGLQERVNRAGHALQALGVEREQRVLCLLLDTADFLAAFWGAIKIGAIPVPLNTMLRAPDYLYFLNDSRATVLVVSEPLYAVVEPVLGEARFLRQVIVTGAAKGRALGFDTLLEKASARLDAVETSRDDAAFWLYSSGSTGFPKGAVHLQHDMVVCLDTYARQVLRMTEADRTVSAAKLFFAYGMGNNMYFPMGMGGQGVLYPGRPLPEAMFELITKTRPTLFFGVPTLYAAMLQVRDADAKYDLSSLRLCVSAGEALPEELFKRWGERFGVEILDGIGTTEILHIFLSNRPGRTRPGSTGLPVPGYEARIVDDEGQPVPRGEIGNLRVKGDSTMAYYWNQHEKTKNTLHGHWINTGDKYYEDEDGFFWYCGRGDDMLKVGGIWVSPVEVENTLISHPAVLEVAVVGQEDEERLVKPKAYVVLKDGHAAGPALDAEIKQFVKDKIAPYKYPRWIEFVSELPKTATGKIQRFKLRQ
- the boxC gene encoding 2,3-epoxybenzoyl-CoA dihydrolase — protein: MTEPTRTIVDFRTEPSRYRHWKLSIDGRVATLRMDVDEAGGLVPGYELKLNSYDLGVDIELHDAIQRLRFEHPEVGAVILTSGKERIFCAGANIRMLNQSSHGWKVNFCKFTNETRNGIEEATAESKQAWICAVNGPCAGGGYELALACDHIVMADDASTTVALPEVPLLAVLPGTGGLTRLVDKRRVRRDRADFFCTLEEGIKGQRAVEWRLVDEVVPRSRLDETVKVRAAALAARTDRPADARGIALTPLARTIEGDRIAYRHVRCDLDRERGIAEITVSAPTGAAPAGLAAIHAAGAGFWPLAVARELDDVILHLRCNEEEVGVWVLRTEGSADAVEAHDRLLLDHQSDWLVREVRLFLKRVFKRLDVTSRSIFVLIEPGSCFAGTLLELALAADRAYMLDGPREGDDRPAPTVRLTGANFGSYPMVNGLSRLASRFLDEPARADDLKGRIGQDLEAAAALDAGLVTFAPDDIDWEDEVRIALEERAAFSPDALTGMEASLRFGGPETLESKIFARLTAWQNWIFQRPNAVGPKGALKVYGTGERADFDRRRV
- the boxB gene encoding benzoyl-CoA 2,3-epoxidase subunit BoxB yields the protein MPGIDYSERIPNNVNLTENRRLQRALEEWQPKFLEWWHDMGPTGFQDNEVYLRTAVSVDAQGWAHFDWVRMPEYRWGIFLAEPEPSRLINFGDHKGSPAWQEVPGEYRGVLRRLIVTQGDTEPASVEQQRHLGKTCPSLYDLRNLFQVNVEEGRHLWAMVYLLDAHFGRDGREESEALLQRRSGDADKPRILGAFNERTPDWLSYLMFCFFTDRDGKYQLASLAESGFDPLSRTCRFMLTEEAHHMFVGESGVQRVVQRTCELMREHRTDDVRKHGGIDLATIQKYINFHCSVSLDLFGSEVSTNAANFYTMGLKGRFEETKKDDDHRLKDATYTIADVQGDRLVTRPEAALVSLNERLRDDYVADCARGVARWNQVIKQHSIDVELRLPHRAFHRAIGAFADVKVSPDGRVLSQAEWDAKHRAWLPTSEDQAFVGSLMQGVTEPGKFASWIAPPPRGINSKPIEFEYVRLP
- a CDS encoding NUDIX hydrolase, with protein sequence MLQEVVTMPTPGDLTRHDRARHARTPWTTESTRPVYANPWIRVREDVARLPDGRTTIYGVVECGEAVGVLPFVDRDTVLLVGQYRYVARDFYWEMPTGAHHAGESLEATAQRELAEEAGYEAGRLVALGDFHTSKSILREVAHLYIAEALRPASRPPDHTEFIERRTFSFAEALAMVERGEIKDAMTIVAVLRAARLRTAR
- a CDS encoding sigma-70 family RNA polymerase sigma factor, translated to MRESNRASAAAGLIAAIARGDRGAFERFYDAHAALAFGLIRRILRDPEAAKEVLQEVFWQVWQDAPSYDPSRGSPEAWLVMRAKTRAIDKLRSIRRREQTFAAPVDERVAAATATRADDPGLAAEDRGLARGALDQLPGPQRRAIELAFLEGLTQSEIAAKLGEPLGTVKTRIRLGLERLRAAFKVDDA
- a CDS encoding RidA family protein → MAPRAVTGKTLGSPLGMYSHGMIAGPGEIVVVAGQVGMREGQVVGAGDVGAQTRQALANVEAVLKAAGTSMRDVVRFQTFLTSAADIEGFMSARRAAFPAYFPDGVFPPNTLLVVSRLVHPELLVEIEAMAVKPAAAAPAARATAPARAAARKAKPPGRRPARRRR